One region of Streptomyces sp. NBC_00442 genomic DNA includes:
- a CDS encoding transcriptional regulator, whose translation MYDISKRRHALALVAQGHSLNSVSKQTGISRAAIRAWQTRIEPLPRLLGNANPCPRCLPDTGVPDDAAAYAYLLGLYLGDGCISAHPRGVGHYLRIACADAWPGLIEACRNAIKAVRPKSGVYDLQRQGYVSVTSYDRHWPCLFPQHGPGKKHHRLIALEPWQQVIVEAHPWELLRGLIHSDGCRITNWTEKVVGGERKRYEYTRYFFTNTSADIVNLFTGVLDRVGLQWRSARRGGGVQNVSIARKASVALMDQHIGPKY comes from the coding sequence ATGTACGACATATCGAAGCGTCGCCACGCCTTGGCACTCGTTGCCCAGGGCCACAGCCTGAACTCCGTCAGCAAGCAGACCGGCATATCCCGCGCAGCGATCCGCGCCTGGCAGACCCGTATCGAGCCGCTTCCCCGCCTGCTGGGCAATGCCAACCCGTGCCCAAGATGCCTCCCTGACACCGGCGTTCCGGATGACGCTGCCGCGTACGCCTATCTCCTCGGGCTCTACCTCGGCGATGGCTGCATCAGCGCGCACCCGCGAGGTGTCGGCCACTACCTGCGCATCGCGTGCGCCGACGCGTGGCCCGGCCTCATCGAGGCGTGCCGGAACGCGATCAAGGCCGTACGCCCGAAGAGCGGCGTGTACGACCTGCAGAGGCAGGGGTACGTGTCGGTGACCAGTTACGACCGCCACTGGCCCTGCCTGTTCCCTCAGCACGGGCCGGGCAAGAAGCACCATCGCCTCATCGCGCTCGAACCGTGGCAGCAAGTCATCGTCGAGGCCCACCCCTGGGAGCTCCTCCGAGGGCTCATCCACTCCGACGGCTGTCGCATCACCAACTGGACCGAGAAGGTCGTCGGCGGCGAGCGCAAGCGGTACGAATACACGCGGTACTTCTTCACCAATACGTCCGCCGACATCGTGAACCTGTTCACCGGAGTGCTCGACCGGGTCGGCCTGCAGTGGCGCTCCGCGCGCCGGGGCGGGGGCGTCCAGAACGTCTCCATCGCCCGCAAGGCATCCGTCGCCCTCATGGACCAGCACATAGGCCCCAAGTACTGA
- a CDS encoding ANTAR domain-containing response regulator, translating to MTAPESPQPTADDDASHVPPLTTRVVIAEDEALIRLDLKEMLEEEGYAVVGEAGDGQKAVELAREHQPDLVILDVKMPVLDGISAAELIAKESIAPVLMLTAFSQRDLVERARDAGAMAYLVKPFSKSDVVPAIEMAVSRFTELKALEREVADLSQRLETRKLVDRAKSVLQTQYGLSEPAAFRWIQKTSMDRRMSMQQVAEAVIEDAEEKKAAKGE from the coding sequence GTGACCGCCCCCGAGTCGCCCCAGCCCACCGCAGACGACGACGCGTCGCACGTCCCCCCGTTGACGACCCGCGTCGTCATCGCCGAGGACGAGGCCCTCATCCGCCTCGATCTCAAAGAGATGCTCGAAGAAGAGGGCTACGCGGTCGTCGGTGAGGCCGGTGACGGGCAGAAGGCCGTCGAGCTCGCCCGGGAGCACCAGCCGGACCTGGTGATCCTGGATGTGAAGATGCCGGTTCTGGACGGGATCTCGGCGGCGGAGCTGATCGCGAAGGAGTCGATCGCGCCGGTGTTGATGCTGACGGCGTTCAGTCAGCGGGATCTGGTGGAGCGGGCGCGGGACGCGGGTGCGATGGCGTATCTGGTGAAGCCGTTCTCGAAGAGCGATGTGGTGCCGGCGATCGAGATGGCGGTGTCGCGGTTCACGGAGTTGAAGGCGTTGGAGCGGGAGGTCGCGGACCTTTCGCAGCGTCTGGAGACGCGGAAGCTGGTGGACCGGGCGAAGTCGGTGTTGCAGACGCAGTACGGGTTGTCGGAGCCGGCGGCGTTCCGGTGGATTCAGAAGACGTCGATGGATCGTCGCATGTCGATGCAGCAGGTGGCCGAGGCGGTTATTGAGGACGCCGAGGAGAAGAAGGCGGCGAAGGGGGAGTAG
- a CDS encoding ABC transporter ATP-binding protein, translated as MTALLEVEDLRVAYGKIEAVKGISFSVEAGQVVTLIGTNGAGKTTTLRTLSGLLEPLAGSITFDGKPLKNVPAHKIVALGMAHSPEGRHIFPRMTIEDNLRLGAYLRDDKAGIEKDIQRAYDLFPILGERRKQAAGTLSGGEQQMLAMGRALMSQPKLLMLDEPSMGLSPIMMQKIMATITELKAQGTTILLVEQNAQAALSLADHGHVMEIGKIVLSGTGQDLLHDESVRKAYLGED; from the coding sequence GTGACCGCACTCCTCGAAGTCGAGGACCTCCGGGTCGCCTACGGCAAAATCGAAGCCGTCAAAGGCATCTCCTTCAGCGTCGAAGCAGGACAAGTCGTCACCCTCATCGGCACCAACGGCGCCGGAAAAACCACCACCCTGCGCACCCTCTCCGGCCTCCTCGAACCCCTCGCCGGAAGCATCACCTTCGACGGCAAACCCCTCAAAAACGTCCCCGCACACAAAATCGTCGCCCTCGGAATGGCCCACTCCCCCGAAGGCCGCCACATATTCCCCCGCATGACCATCGAGGACAACCTCCGTCTCGGCGCCTACCTCCGCGACGACAAAGCAGGCATCGAAAAAGACATCCAGCGCGCCTACGACCTCTTCCCCATTCTCGGAGAACGCCGCAAACAAGCAGCCGGCACCCTCTCCGGCGGCGAACAACAGATGCTCGCCATGGGCCGCGCCCTCATGTCCCAGCCCAAATTGCTGATGCTGGACGAACCCTCCATGGGCCTCTCCCCGATCATGATGCAGAAAATCATGGCCACCATCACCGAACTCAAAGCACAAGGCACCACCATCCTGCTCGTCGAACAGAACGCCCAAGCCGCGCTCTCCCTCGCCGACCACGGCCACGTCATGGAAATCGGCAAAATCGTCCTCTCCGGAACCGGACAGGACCTCCTCCACGACGAATCAGTCCGCAAGGCCTACCTCGGCGAAGACTGA
- a CDS encoding ABC transporter ATP-binding protein — MTTTTDTVLHASGVTMRFGGLTAVHNVDLTVNSGEIVGLIGPNGAGKTTFFNCLTGLYVPTEGKVTYKGTTLPPKPHLVTQAGVARTFQNIRLFPNMTVLENVLVGRHTRTKEGLWSALLRLPGFKKAEDASRERAMELLEFTGLAAKADHLSRNLPYGEQRKLEIARALASEPGLLLLDEPTAGMNPQETRAAEELIFAIRDQGIAVLVIEHDMRFIMNLCDRVSVLVQGQKLLEGTPDVVQADERVIAAYLGTPFEGAPGDEELAEVEAAETAQSTTRTEGDTP, encoded by the coding sequence ATGACCACCACGACCGACACCGTCCTCCACGCCAGCGGCGTCACCATGCGCTTCGGCGGCCTCACCGCCGTACACAACGTCGACCTCACCGTCAACAGCGGAGAAATCGTCGGCCTCATCGGCCCCAACGGCGCAGGCAAAACCACCTTCTTCAACTGCCTCACCGGCCTGTACGTCCCCACCGAAGGAAAAGTGACCTACAAAGGCACCACTCTTCCCCCCAAACCCCACCTCGTCACCCAAGCCGGCGTCGCCCGCACCTTCCAGAACATCCGCCTCTTCCCCAACATGACCGTCCTGGAAAACGTCCTCGTCGGCCGCCACACCCGCACCAAAGAAGGCCTCTGGTCCGCACTACTGCGCCTCCCCGGATTCAAAAAAGCCGAAGACGCATCCCGCGAACGAGCCATGGAACTCCTCGAGTTCACCGGCCTCGCCGCAAAAGCCGACCACCTCAGCCGCAACCTCCCCTACGGCGAACAACGCAAGCTCGAAATCGCCCGCGCACTCGCCAGCGAACCCGGACTCCTCCTCCTCGACGAGCCCACCGCCGGCATGAACCCCCAAGAAACCCGCGCCGCCGAAGAACTCATCTTCGCCATCCGCGACCAAGGCATCGCCGTCCTCGTCATCGAACACGACATGCGGTTCATCATGAACCTCTGCGACCGCGTCTCCGTCCTCGTCCAAGGCCAAAAACTCCTCGAAGGCACCCCCGACGTCGTCCAGGCCGACGAACGCGTCATCGCCGCCTACCTCGGCACCCCCTTCGAAGGCGCACCCGGAGACGAGGAACTCGCCGAAGTAGAAGCAGCCGAAACGGCGCAGAGCACCACCCGCACCGAAGGAGACACCCCGTGA